The genomic segment GTCAACATAGCTGTGGTTGGCAAATATCATTCATTTAAGGATTCTTATAAATCTTTAATTGAGGCCTTTAAGCATGCAGAAATGTACCATAAATGTAAAGTAGAGCTAATTTGGATTGCAGCAGAAAATATTAATGATAATAATGTTTCAGAAAAACTTCACAATGTCGATGGCATTGTCGTGCCTGGAGGCTTTGGAAAAAGAGGGATTGAAGAAAAAATTTCAGCAATAAAATTTGCACGTATTAACAAAATTCCATTCTTTGGAATTTGCTTGGGTATGCAATTAGCAACAATTGAGTTTGCCAGAAATGTTTTAAATATTTCAGATGCTAATTCGACTGAGTTTGACCTAAAATGCACTAATATATTTGATTTAATGCAAAATCAAATTAAAGATAATAATTTGGAAAATAAATCATCTAAAGCAAAAATTGGCGGTACATTAAGATTAGGTAATTACAAATGTACTCTAGAAAAAAATACTAAAATTCAAAATATCTACAAATCTTCACAAATTGAAGAAAGACATAGACATAGATATGAATTTAATGTTAGCTTTATGAGTGAGTTTATAAATAGTGACTTAAAATTTAGTGGTATGTCTTCTGATAGTAAATATATAGAAACAATGGAGTTAAAAAGCCATCCATGGTTTATTGGTGTACAATATCACCCAGAATATAAATCAAGGCCGTTTTCTCCTCATCCACTTTTTATATCCTTTATTGATTCAGCAAAAAACAAATTAAATTCTTAGCCTTGCATCATGAAAGAAAATCACAAGATTGATTCTATTTTTAATGATTACAGATCTGTTATATTGATGATCTTGTTACTTGTGATATCGCTTGGTTTATCGTTTATTTCTACCAACCTATTTATTTTAACCTTTTTTGGATTTTTGCCAACACTAGTTGCTATATCTATTGATAAAAATCCAAAAAAAATTTTAACTCAAATTATATTTTTGTTTAATTTCCTTGGTAGCATCCACTTATTCCTAGAGATTATATTTCATCCTAGTAACATTGAGCAAATTTCTTATATTATTATCTCAATACCACACACTTGGCTTGTTATATATTCGTCATGCGCTTTTGGATGGATAATTTATATATTAATTCCAAAAATTATCTATTACTTCTCCTACACTAATAAGCTGGGGTTGTTTAATAAGTTAAACGAAGAATTACATAACATCTATCAAGAATGGGGAAAAGAGAACATAGATAAAGCTTTGGGTGAAACTTCTAAAAAGGAGAATTAATTTTTGTTACCGTACCTATATCCCACGACTCTCAAACTATGTAAACCAATCCATGATTTCAGCATTAATACACCTTCATACTAAGGAGAGGTTATAAATATGTTTTTATTAATTTAATAGCTCAAAAATGCTCTTTATACCTGGTTTTTGATGAATTGAGGGGTCAGATTTACTATTATCATTTTCGTTGATACTCATATTATCCCTTTTAATATCCTGTACTATGTCAAAAATTTGCTTGTGCGAAAAGTCCTGGGTAATATTTTCAGATTTTGACTGTGAATCGTATATTTTCTCATTTTTCTGCTTGATGCTGTTATAAATTAATTTATCCTGATTAGAAAAAATTAAACCATCATTTTGCTCAAATTTTCTTTTGATGCATCTATCATCTTTTTTGATCAAAGGAATATGCTCTATATCAATAGGATTACGAAAATAATAATATGCCTTACAAATAACCAAAAAAAAGATAGCTATGCTTATTATAATAAATAACGCCCTAAATATAAACTGCTTTAGCGCTTTATAATTGCTGAAAAAGAACGATCTTGACTTTCTTGTTTTGACCTTATTTTTCTTCAAATACATGATAATTTTATTATAAAAATTCTATTGATTTTCTTAATTTAAAAACCCCAATCATATTTATAACCATAAGAAGCCCCCCTGAAACACTCATAACAAGAATAACTTGCTCTTGAGCATAAAATGAGAAAAATATAAATGCAAACACAGAGTATAAAATATACAAACACTGCCCATATTTTTTATTTAAATATTTCGCACATTTTTGTCCTACAACTAAGTAACCAGTTATCGTTGTAAAGCCTGCAAACACGAAAAGAACAGCCATAAAATATTCAACATTTGGCAAATATAATTTTAATGCACTTACAACATATTCAGATGGTTGCAACCCTTTAACCTCCCACATACCCGTTACTAAAAGTATTAATATGCTTATAGTGCAAATTAAAGAATCTGTAAACAGTGCAAATATTGACATTCTAGCTTGCTTTTCTGGATATATTGTTTGTGTTTCACTCTGAATTATTGAATCATAACCTATCCCAATATCTCCTGAATAAACAGCTCTAGAAACACCATAATGAGCAGCTAAAAGTATACCTCCTGCTGCTACACCACCTACCTGAGATTTATAATCTAAGAATGATGACAGTATTAAAGAAAATATATTTGGCAAATCAGAATAATGATCTGATATTATCCATATACCCAATGCCATATATACCAACATAAATGGTGGCATCATTGCAGAACAAACATTTGCAAATCTATTAATACCTTTAACTGAGGTTAATAATATAAAAAACAACAGCACTGCTATAACCAAATATCTATTTAAAGAAAATGTCCCTGCTACTGTATCAGTTAAAATTAAAAATTGTGAAACTTCAGCGCCGTATATGCATAATAAAAGGCATACAATTACTGGCAAAATCTTATTTTTAAAGGCAATTCTAAGATAATACATTGGTCCGCCATCAAACCCATGATCATTGTTTTTAATGCGATATTTTATCCCTAAATAAACCTCAGAATATTTAACTAACATACCAAGGAACGATGCTATCCAAAGCCATATAAGACTCCCGGGACCCCCAATTGTTACAGTACTTACAACAGTAACTATGTTACCTAATCCTATCATTCCACCAATCGATGCAAAATACAACTTTATAGGATGTATACCTTGTTTACCTTTTTCTGCACATATAATTAAATCTTTTATATACGTTTTTAATTTAAATAGAGCTCTAAATTGAAAAAACTTTGAATAAATTGTTAAATACACACCTATCGATAAAATTATCAACAGGCCTATACGGTTCCATAATATATCATCCAATTGGACTAAAAATTCAAATATTGCTTCTGTCATTTACACAAAATGATATAGAGTTTTTACGATTAACTTTTTAAATTGATAAAAACTTATACATTATCAACATATATTAAACAACACTTATTAATAAGTCGCACAAATTCAATATACATTGAATCAACTTTTGTTACGTGAATCACCAAATACCTAATATTACTTATTTTCCTCTAGACTTGCTTGTAAAAGCTGATTTTGAGAGGTAATTATTTTCGAGATATCTTGCATACCGTAGGTCGTCCATAAATTGGCTCAAAATAGTCAAATGCACTATTATTCAATTCAATTTGATGATTTATAGAGTCTACTTTGACTGTTTTTGTAATGTTTTGGTTTACTAAAACATATTGATACATTGTAACATTTAATACAGGCGCAGAATTATCATGCGGAATTTTTACAAGCCAAGTAGCTAATGTTTTCTCTAATTTATCTCCAACATTATATCTAAACAAGCTGTTGTTTGGGCCGTTAGCTTCATCGTGCGCATATTCCAAATATTTCTCAATAGTATTAGAATTAGTAACGCCTTTTAGCAATTCTTCTATTCTATTCAGTCTAATGTAAGTACTTATATATTCTTTTTCATTATACTGCTGTGCTTCTATAGCTCTATAATGGTTTGTATGCCATATATATCCACTATTATCTTCCTTACCAATATAGTATTTATTCAAAGTAGTATTGCCATCGCATTTATAATTAGGTTTTGGCGCAACTTCAACATATCTAATCTTGCTCTTATCAGCTAACATATAGACCACAGGTTCAGTATGGTTAAACAAGTTATCTGCGTCATTCAAAACCTCATCCACAGAATTATAATTTTCTAGCATAGCTTTTATAACTTCAGAATGCTTTCTATCGCCTGGACATTTTAGAATATGTTTATGAAAAAGCGTGCTTATAGACAGTGATGTTACCACTAATCCGTTTTCATTTATTCCCGCCTTTGTAATAAAATTCCCATCGGGAATTTGCGCAAACAATCCAATATATTTCTTACCAAAAGCTGGTTTATATAATTTGACTGCCTGAGCAGAAACAATTTCATCTCGATTTTTAGCCAATATAGTATTATTGTTAACCCGATCAATATGTCCCCAGCCAGAACACCCAAAAGATTGAGTAAAATTACAAAATACTAAAAATAAAAAAGCTATTGATACTAAATATCTAATCATAAATAACCCATAAAAATACTTTGGTACTGTGTTTTGTGTAAGTTACCAAAAAAGTAAGACAAAAATAACTTAACATATCAACACGCTTATCACAAAAAGGTAATAAAAAATAATGTAGTGTTAAAGCTCATAACATATTGAAATAACACACAAGATTATTATGTTTTCAGGCTACTATAATGAGGTAAGAAAATCAATAGATTGATTTAATCTGTAAAAATTGTATTTATTAATAACTTCCTTTAATTTTTTTCAGATTTTATAATTCCCATGGCAACCCTTCTTTTTCAAATCATTATTCCCCTATAATAATTTTGAAATGTTATATTATGGATTATATAAAATATTGCTTAACTTTCACTTCATGTTTTGGGTTCATTTTAGTTCAACTTTTACATTAAATTCGCTTTGGGAAAATATCTTTAAATTGTAACGATCTATTAGCGTCATCTTCTTTTTTATGATCTATACGCTTACTATGAAATTTGTGTATGATTATAGGCACTACAAAACTAATAATTCCAATAATAAATGCAATTTTATATTCATAGTTATCATTTAATAATAAAAATATTAAGCAGACTGTCATAAAAATAATTGCTGTAATACCTGTGTATGGAGATAATGGTGTTTTAAATTTTAAATCCTTAGTAGTGTAACCTGCCTTATATAATCGTTTGCGAAAATTGATTTGAGCCCAACAAATAGATATCCATGCCATTAACCCTGTAAAGCCAGAAACTAATAGTAGAGAAATATATATTGTTGATTGCCCAAAAAAATAAGCAAGAGCTATTACTAGCCAAATCGCCACTAATGTAACAATGACCGCATTTTGCGGAACTCCATTATGATTGAGTAAAGCTAATTTGTGAGGTGCCATCCCTTCACGAGCTAAAGCATTCAGCGCCCGTACAATACCATATAATCCTGAATTAGCACAAGAGATGGCTGCTGTAAGAGTCACGAAACTTGCAATTGCTCCAGCCCAAGTCAATCCATAATAATTTAATGCATCAGCAAATACAATATGGTCTAAATTTGCCTTATACCAAGGAAAAATTAATACTAGGCAAAATACTGGGACAATGTAGATAAAAAGAATTCTTAGAGTAACATTTGTTATTGCATGAGGTATCATTTTCGAAGGATTAGCAGATTCACCAGCTGCAAGACCTACAATCTCAGAGCCTTGATAATTTACTAACAATATAACCATTGTAGTCAATAAGACTGGAATGCCATTAGGAAATAATCCTCCTTGGTCAGAAATGAATTTTCCACCAATGATTTCAGAAGGTTGATCACCATGTATAAAGCCAAAGAAAATTAGAATTGCTATCACTACAAAAGCCATAAGAGCAATAATCTTGATCAAAGATAACCAAAATTCAATTTCACCAAACATCGACACTTCAGTTATATTTATCCATGTAATGATAAGTCCGAAAAGCACAGCCCAAACATATCCATTAATTCCAGTAAAATACTCCATTATAATGCCACCAGCAATACATTCGGCTGGAATATACATTACCCAGCTAATCCAATAAGACCAGCCAACTCCACAAGCTATTCTAGGTGAAATAAGATCAGCTGTGTAAGTAACAAATGATCCTGATATAGGGATAGCAACAGACAGCTCTCCCATACATAACATAACGAGGAAGACTATTAACCCTCCAAATATATATCCAAGACAAGCGGATGGACCAACTTGGTTGATAACTTCACCAGTTCCAAGAAAATATCCTGAACCAATAATACCTCCTAGCGCAATTAATTGAATATGCCTGTCCTTTAGGGAGCGTTTATATTTACCATCTTTGATAAGTTTAGTATTTCTGTTGTGAATTGGTCTGATCATTAACAATATATCATCTTAAGTTTAAGAAGTTGCTGACATTAGAGTACGACTTTCGCAAAAGCAATAAAAATTTGGTGGATTTTAAAAAAAACTTTGTTGTGCAAATTAAAGATCTATGCACCCACCTGTTTTTCAGGTCTTTATTATAAATTCCCAAGTTTATCACCCTGTATTTTTCTTTTGGCCATTTCCTTACCTTACTCATCTTACCTCAAAATTTCTTTCTATAGTATAATATTTAATAGCTTCCTCTTGGCTATTTTTTAACCTACAATCTGTAGAATAAAATTATAAATCTCTATTATTGGTAAAAATTTATTCATATCTTTTTAACTGTAGCATGAAATAATATTAATTAAATTTAATTAAAATAAATGAAAAAACAAACAATTTATTTTTGATAATCAATATAACCAAATTACTATCACCAAATTGACTTTTCGTAATTATTCAAAATAATTTGGTCTGCTGTTATTAATGTAGAATTTTTGATTTGCGATGTTGCGACTATAATACCATCAAAAAGATCCCTTACCCAAGTAATTTTATTGCTGATTTTATAACATATTTAAACGTAATTTGTATATGAGCTTTAGTATGTTTTGCATTTGGTTATCATATTAGCAGAAAGCAAGCTGAAATTGTAGTATCACATGTTTGAGTTGTGTTACATAAAGAGTTATTGTAGCATTAGCTTATGAAAAATTGTTAGAAGATGTATCTGTGGTTCATTCGCATATTCAAGATTTTAATATAAAAAACAAAAAACATTGCGGTGGCAAAACTGGTAGTAGCGCTGTTAAAAAAGGTGATGATGATTATCAATTAAAATTATCTATTTTAGATGCACCACTTGAGAGAAAGCTAAAAGCTCGATATTCCGATAATGAAAATTTTGCAGATTGTATAGCCTCCAAGGTGCTGGAGTTTATCACAGGTTCCAATCAAGAAAATTCACCAGAGTTAATAGCTCAAGGTACTTTGGTAATTGACGAAGGGAAGCAAAGAATTCTTTTTGCTTCAAGACACATCAAAAACCTTGTCGAAGGGGCAACGCTTGAAGGTTATGCTAAGAAACAAAATTTAGAATTGTGGCGCACAACACCAAAAAATAAACACGTTAAAATTTCATTTAAGAAATCAGGAAAGGCAAAGAATGTTTTTTATCTGGGTGGAGATGATCCAGCAAAAATACTAATGAGAAAAGACGTAGCCAAAGCATTGGCTTGCTCAATGATAAGCGGTGACCATGACGTCAATCCTGGCAATATGGTTGCATTTACTGATAAGGACGGTAATGTTAGAGTTGCACGGATAGATTTTGGCCATGCTTTTAATGATTTATTAGCTGGACCGAAGATTTTTGGTGGGAGAGCAAGGAACACAGGGAATGCAATATTAGACTTTATGAACAGAGATACTTTACTTCATCTTGATCCAACTAATCAGCAGACAAAGCTATGGAGAGATTATGTTGATATAGTTCCATCTGCAGAGTTGGTGGAAGCTTTTCAGGACGTAAGTGCAAAACAAAAGCAATGCAAAGCTGGGGTGAGAAATGCTTGCGTGCATTTTTTAGGTGTTTTACATGAATTAAAAAAAGATGCTAAGAAAAACAAGAAAGTAATCAAGCATATGATAAAATCTATTATCAGCATTAACAACACCATAACAGACAAGCATATACACATTACAACTCCACATGAAGACGTTTTAGTTCAGGTTTTTGCAAATATTGATCATTTTTATAGAGAAAATCAAAAAAAAATGAAGGACGTTGCAAAGCTCATGAATCTCCAAATCAAAATAGATCAGCTATTGATCACAAAAAAAAATGGAGAGAAGTTAAGTGACACATTAATGACAGAACTTAATCAAGATTATCAATATCTAAGTATTAGAAAGGGTGTAAGAAACAAATATGGCATTGAATGGATCAAGAATTCCGCAAATTCAAAAGCTTTTAAAGGCACGCTCCATGATTTCATCATTCAAAGAGGAAAGGATTTAGGTGTAGACTTAGAAATGTCAAAAAATTTAGCGCAAGCAGACTTTAAAGCACAACCATCAGGATTATTTAAAAAAATTTCTAATATCATTGGACAGATTTTTGATTCTATTCAATCAATTTATTCTGTAGCGTGGAAAGGCATCTGTTATTTAGGTTTGATAATTACTTTATTGATGGCAATGCCATTTGCAGTATTAGTATGGCCGTTTACCCGGGGTTTTAGCGCTGCAATTGGTGCGGTTATTTCTGGCCCAGCCTTTTGCTTAATGGCCATTGCAGATTTAGCAGCAGAAACTAAAAATTTTTTCACACATTCGACGAATGAAGAAGAGAGAAAATTGTGCCATTCATTTAAAACGGAGGTTGATAAAGTTATTGCTCAAGAAGTAACCACTAAAGATGATGCAAAAGATAGGTTAAAAGAAGTAGTGCCTGCAAATCTGGAGATAAAAATTAAACCAATATCACATCAAGAACAGGCCAGTCCCAAATTAAGAAAAAGGTCATGCTCAGCGTTGCGAACTGTAAAAATTAAGCCAATGTCACATCAAGAACAGGCCAGTCCCAAATTAAGAAAAAGGTCATGGTCTAAAGATGAAAAATAGCATAGAAATATTTCAAAATATAATAATTATGAGTGCTGTCACTATTTAAACATACAGTCGCGATTTTTATTTCTAGAGCCACCCTCAAATATTTTTGTTTATCAATCGACATTTCAGATACATTACTTTTTATAAAAAACTAACTTTATTTTATAAAATAAAATTTACTAAGTTTTCATTAATATCAACTCTTATCCAATTGTGACATTTAGGAAGCATAACTTCTCTCCTAAATATCAAGTTCTTCGGCACTACCTTTGAAATAAATTATGCCATCAAATACACTGATAATAATTCTCCAATATCAATACACGTATATACAAAAGATGATTTTATTAAAATCTTATTTAAAGATGGTGGAATAGGAGTTCCAGAAGAGCAGCTTAATTTAATATTTGAACCATTTTTAATGACTAGCAATTCTCATAAGCATGGTATGGGGTTAGGATTGTCATTATGTAAGGAGATAATTTCCGCACACCAAGGCGTGATTAGTTCTGATAATAACATTGAAGAAACTGGTATAACAATATCAGTAACTTTACAAAAAAAAATATGTATAAAAAATGAATAACTTGATTAAAAATGTAGGAATAGATCAAACATATCCTATGTATATAGATAATAACCTATTAGAAAAAAGTCATTGTATACTAGGTATTAGCCCATTTAATAGTTTTTTTTCGGAAGAAAATATAACTACATTGATAAATTGTGCAAATACCCAATTTAGATCGTTTCAGATATTTATCCCCGATAAAATTTCTTATTATAATTTTGTACAATTAGGTATATAGCGAAGGTAAAGCAAAACAAAAAGTAAGAAAGCAAGATAATTATTTATACAATAAAATTATAAAAAGTTTAGAAATGCTGGGAATAAAGGATGAAGAAAAACAACGCAATGCAATAATAAAATTATCTGACATAAAAAGTAATACCATATACAAAAATGTGTTATCTCATTATAAAAATCTTTTACAAGAAAATGAGGAATTTAGAAGATTATATCAAGCTACAACTAAAGCAATTATAGAATCATATGCAACTGATTTTGATGCTTTAAATATAATGGAGAATAATTATTTAATTGAAGAATTGCCAATATTAACTCATATAGGTAAAATATTAAATATAGAAAATACGGTTTTTGTTTATAAATCAATTATAGAAATTTTAATCTCTTTATATCAAGAACCACAATTATACTCAATAGATTTAAAGGGACAGTTATTTTGTACGCTAAATTTTTTAATTAAGAATTAATAAATAATACAACATTTTATTAGAGAGTATTCAAATTGGTTATTATGTATAAGTAGCAATTATCCTGGCTGAAAATTGTTTAACTCTGATTAATCTAATTGCACTTAACGTCACAACTTTCTTATTTTAAAATTAAAATTGTTAAAATTTTTATACCATGTAAGAAACTGTACCATAGAATCTATTTGATCATCATGATGAGATTCTGGAAACGAAAAAAGTTCTAATTCAAAGTCAACTAACCAAGATGAATCTTTAGGAAGGTATAATTTACCTGCTTCTATAATGTTTAAAGTTAACATAAATCGAACTAATTTTGATTTCTCAGGTAAAAATTTAATGATTGGTATCTTTGAAATGCAGTTAATATCTTGAATTATTTGTTGACCACTAGCCTTATCCTCAATAATAACACCATTTGGTTTATACTCATTATATTTTTCCACAATCATCTGCTTTAAATCAGGATAGCTTAACTTTTTTCTAAATACATCAACTAAATAGTATGCGTTATTGGTCACACCCCAAGATGTACAAACACTATAATCATTTGCACTACCAATCTTAATTGCTGTATCCCAGCTTTGATATATGCAATTAAAATTTGGAGCATTGGAATATTTCTGAATCCATTTTTTATCAATGAATTGACTTTGCATACTAATTGGATTTTGTTGATATTGTGCTGAAAAAGCATGTAATCCCAATTCTTTTTTTAGAAAATCAACTTCTTTTACTCCCTCTCTTTTATCACAAAGCAATTCATTTTTATTTCTAAAATAATTAAATTTTTTAAACGAAATAGCCTGGTCATTTTCAGATATAATGGGTATTTTTAGGTATTCCCAATTTTTATTTTTAAGCAAATATCCAGATAAGTCGCTACTATTTAAACGTTGCATAACCACTATAATGGCACCATTTTTTTTATTATTTAAACGAGTTAAAAATGTGCTGGAAAACCACTCATTAACTTTCGCAAGTTTTTTTTTACTAAAGGCTTGAGAAGGCGTTAAAGGATCATCAACAATTAAATAATCAGCACCCTCACCCGTTATATTGCTAGTAATTGAACAGGCAATCCTAAAACCATGATCTGTGGTACAAAATTTTTCTTTTGTATTTTGTTTATTGGAAATTGATGTATCAAAAATACCTTTATACCAATTTGAATTTATTATTGTCTTACAATCCAACGATAATTTTTTGGCAAGTTGCATGCTGTGGCTAGCTACAATAATCTTCTTGGATGAATCTTGTGCAAGTAACCAAGCTGGCCATGACACACTTACACAAAATGATTTAAGGTATCTTGGAGGCATGTTTATTATAAGCCTTTTGATTTCTCCGTTTTCTAGAGCTTTTAAATATTCGCAGATCAAATCTATATGCCAGTTATTTATGAATGGTGTGTTTGGATGTAAGGTGTAAAAAGATTTTTGTAGAAAAATTTTAAAATTTGTTTTAATGATTTTGTTTAGAATATTCTGTATCCTTGATTCTAAAAAATAAGACATTGCATTATTAACTAACAAAAATAATAATCTAGACTGAAAAATTAATTCAAGGAAGACCTAGTATAAATAGTATGGAAAAAGTAAATTTGTTAAAAAATTCATTTAAAACTCGCAACATAGACGCTTATCTAGTACCAAGTTATGACGAATTTCAAAATGAATATTCTCCTGAATGCCTTCAGAGATTAAAGTGGTTAACAAATTTCAGTGGCTCAAACGGTCTAGCCCTCATAACGAAAGATAAAAATTACCTTTTCACAGATGGTAGATACTTAATTCAGGCTAAGAACCAATTATCTGATGATTACCTAATATTTAACATACAAGATGCTGATGATATTTTTAATAAAATATTCAGTATAATCAGCTCCAACTTTTCAGTAGGATATGATCCTTTTATTTTTAGCAAATGGGCATTAGAAAATTTTTCAAAACTCTATATTAAAGATGTTGCAAATATTAAATTGGTACCTTTAGAAGGTAATTTAATAGATGCAATTTGGAATAGAGATAGGAATTTTAAAACTAAGGCTCCGCTAATACTTGATGCAAAATACACTTCGGAAACAGAAACCCAAAAAATAAGCAAATTAATTGACAAATTAAAAGCAGACTACATATTAATCACATCACCTGAAAGCATCTGTTGGCTTTTAAATATCAGAGGTATTGATTTAAAATACACTCCTTTAATAATGGCCTATTGTCTAATCAGTAAGCAAGGAGATATAGAAATTTTTAGCAATTTAAAGAAAATAAAAAGTAGTTATCCTAGCATAAAATTACTTCCCTTCGAAAATATTAAATGTAGGTTTTTAGAACTAGATAATCAAAATAAAACTATTCAACTTGACCATTCCCAAACTCCAATTTGGTTTATTGATAATTTTCAAAAAAATAATCTGCTTATTGATAAAAATCCTTGCATCCTACCAAAATCAATCAAGAATAATATTGAAGTAGCTGGCATAAAATATGCAACCATTCAAGATGGGATTGCCTTAACAAAATTGTTTAGCTGGCTGGAAGTGCAAATTAATGCTGGTGAAGAAGTGACTGAAATTGATATCGATAAAAAGTTATCATATTTTAAAAAACAAAATCCTCTATTTAAAGGCAAAAGTTTTGAAACTATTTCCTCCTTTGGCAAAAACAGTGCAATAATACATTACAACCCTTATGATGGCGATAATTCAAAGGTTGGAGCTGATAATTTGTTTTTGTTAGATTGTGGCAGTCAATATGAATTCGGTACAACTGACGTAACAAGAACTTTATGCTTAGGCGTTCCATCGACTCCACAAAAATTGTATTACACTTTAGTGCTAAAAGGGTTAATTCATCTTAGTACCTTAATTTTTCCTCAAAATACTTCTGGATCACAAATAGACGCATTAGCACGACAATTTTTGTGGAAGTATTCTTTAGATTATCCACATGGCACTGGGCATGGAGTTGGACATTATTTATCTGTTCATGAAGGACCACAGGGTATTAACAAATGTAATTACCAAGAATTAAAAAATAATATGATTGTGACCATAGAGCCAGGATATTATATCCCAGAAAAATATGGAATAAGAATTGAAAATATAGTGCTTGTAAAAGCAGTTGATAATGACAAAGGCTTCTTGCAATTTGAAACGCTGACTTTAGCTCCTATTGCATATAATTTAATCAATACAGAATTATTGATTACTCATGAAAAAAAATGGCTACTGTCCTATCATCAAAAAGTAAACAACTCTTTATCCCCATTTTTAGACGATATCGAAAAAAAATACTTAGAAAAACACTTGCAATTCTATGGCAATTTAACTTAAAATACCCTTGTGTATTAATTTTTATTAACTATATTAGTAATAGAAAACAGATAGTGTAAATAACTATGAGTGAATTCAATCTACCTTCAACATCAACGGAATTGAGTCTTTCGTCTTATATGCAACAAGTGAAGAGCTTTCCTATGCTCTCGCAAGAGGAAGAAAGTGCTCTAGTAGACTCATGGATAAAAAATAAAGACTTAGAAGCTGCTCACAAATTAGTTACTTCGCATTTGAGACTTGTGGTTAAAATGGCCTTAAAATTCCGCAATTATGGATTGCCGTTGATGGACAT from the Candidatus Bandiella numerosa genome contains:
- a CDS encoding aminopeptidase P family protein encodes the protein MEKVNLLKNSFKTRNIDAYLVPSYDEFQNEYSPECLQRLKWLTNFSGSNGLALITKDKNYLFTDGRYLIQAKNQLSDDYLIFNIQDADDIFNKIFSIISSNFSVGYDPFIFSKWALENFSKLYIKDVANIKLVPLEGNLIDAIWNRDRNFKTKAPLILDAKYTSETETQKISKLIDKLKADYILITSPESICWLLNIRGIDLKYTPLIMAYCLISKQGDIEIFSNLKKIKSSYPSIKLLPFENIKCRFLELDNQNKTIQLDHSQTPIWFIDNFQKNNLLIDKNPCILPKSIKNNIEVAGIKYATIQDGIALTKLFSWLEVQINAGEEVTEIDIDKKLSYFKKQNPLFKGKSFETISSFGKNSAIIHYNPYDGDNSKVGADNLFLLDCGSQYEFGTTDVTRTLCLGVPSTPQKLYYTLVLKGLIHLSTLIFPQNTSGSQIDALARQFLWKYSLDYPHGTGHGVGHYLSVHEGPQGINKCNYQELKNNMIVTIEPGYYIPEKYGIRIENIVLVKAVDNDKGFLQFETLTLAPIAYNLINTELLITHEKKWLLSYHQKVNNSLSPFLDDIEKKYLEKHLQFYGNLT